The Bradyrhizobium sp. B097 genome contains the following window.
CGCTGATGGCCGAGCGACAGGTTGCCGGCGAGCTCGAACGCCTTGTCCGCAAGCCCTACGCGATCGAGCAGATGCCTCGACCATCCGAGCAATTGCCTCTCTTCGGTGCGATCGAGGCGGAGCGAATTGGCGAACAGGCCGCAGCGACCGAGATGGGTCGCCCCGATTGCAACATTCTCCAGCAACGTCATGTCTTGCACGAGCGCAGCATGCTGGAAAGTCCGAGAAAGGCCGCGCCGGCACATATCGCGCGCGCTCGCCCGCAACAGCGGCGCGCCGAGGAAGCTCAGCTCGCCCTGGCTGGGCAGCAGCGCGCCGCTGATGAGATTGAACAGTGTGGTCTTGCCCGCACCGTTGGGGCCCAGAATGCCGAGAATCTCACCGCTCTTGACATGGAAGCTGATGTCGTCGACCGCAACCAGCCCCCCGAACCGTCGCTGAAGGTGACTTGCCGTAACCACGGTCAGGCCATGTTCGGGCTTTGGCCGCCGATGCGGCAGAATCACCGGTTCGATATCCAGGGCCGGAGCGGCCTTCGGCGCGATCCACTGTTCCAACAACGGCCATAGGCCCTTCCGCGCCTTCTGCAGCACCACGATCATGATGGCTGCGAACACCAGGAGCTCGAGCCGTGTGGTCGGACCGAACACGATTTTCAGGAGATCCTGCAACTCGTGCTTGATGATGGTCACGAGGCCCGCGCCTAGCACAGCGCCCCATAGCTGGCTGCTTCCGCCGATCACCGTCATGAAGAGATAGTCGATGCTGGCGGTGAGCCCGAAGGGCGTCGGGCTAAGGTAGCGCTGCGCGTGGGCGTAGAGCCAGCCCGCGATGGCGCTTATGACGGCGGCGAGCACGAAGGCCGTCAAGCGATAGCGATAGGCATTGGCGCCGAACGTCTCGGCGATCGCCGGCCCGGTTCGCAACGAGCGCAGGACGCGCCCGGTCCGTGACGCCAAAAACTGACGGCACCAGGCCATTACCAGGACGATTGTGACCAGCGCCAGATAGTAGCCCTGCCGCTCGCTGCGCAGATCGAATCCGCCGACGCTTACCGGCGCAATCCCTGTCAGGCCGTTGAAGCGGCCGAGCATCTCGGAATTGCCGACCAGAAAGTAGAAGCTGATGCCGAAGCAGAGCGTGGTCAGCGCAAGATAATGTCCGCTCATGCGTACGGTAACGGCGCCGATCAATCCGGCAACGACGCCAGCAGTCATCACGGCGCCGACAAGCCCGATCCAGGCCGAGCATCCAAGGCGCGTCGACAGATACCCGGACACATAGGCGCCAAGCCCGACGAATGCCGCTTGGCCGAACGATACCATGCCGGCGACGCCTGTCATGAGCACCAGGCCGAGGCAGGCGATGGCGGCGATCATCACATACGTGATGACCTCGACCTGATAGACCGGCAACAGCACCGGCGACGCTGCCGCCACAACGAGTGCAAGCAAGGGGGCAAACCGGATCAGGCGCGTCATTCGAGACCATCCTCCGGCGCAACTGTTGAGACGGAGCGCCAGAACAGCACGGGAATGATGACAAGAAAGACGATGACGTCGCGATAGGCGCTGGCCCAGAACGAAGCAAAAGCCTCCACCGTGCCAACCAGCAGTGCGCCCGCAGCGGCGAGAGGATAGACCGCCATGCCGCCGACGATGGCACCGACAAAGCCCTTCAGGCCGAGGAGGAAGCCGGAGTCATAATAAAGTGTCGTGGTCGGCCCGATCAGCAGTCCGGAAATCGCAGCGGCGATCCCCGTCAAGAGAAACACCGTCCGGCCAGCCGCCACCGTGCTGATGCCCACGATTTCCGCACCGCGCCGATTGTGCGCTGCCGCCAACAAAGCGCGCCCGCGCAGCGAGAAACGGAAGAAGAGGTAGAGCGCTGTGACAACCGCGGCGCTGCTGGCGAGCACGCCGGCGGCCTGCGGTGTCACGATCATTCCGAACAGGGCAAACGGAGCGCCGGAAAAGCCTTCGGTGCGCACGCCCTCCGCACCGAAAACATGCAGCCCAATGCTGCTCAGCCCGAGATGCGCCGCGACCGCTGCGATCAGCAGGACCAGCGGGGAGGCCGAGGCAAGCGGCTGAAAGACAATCCGGTAGATCAACGGACCCAGACAGGCGATCAAGGCGGCACTTACGGCCATCTTCCAGGCCAGCGGGGCCGTCTTCGGCACCAGGAACAACGCTGCCATGACGATCGCCGCCGGCACCAGGCCAAAGCGCAGCAGCGACCGCATTGCGTGTAGCCGATCCCGCAACCTCACCGCTTCGATGACATCGAGTGCGAGGGCGATCGCGGCGGCGACGATCAAGATCCAAACGGTGCCCGGCGGCTGACCGGCTTCGAAGGCGGACAAGGTCAGCGCGGTGAATGCAACCAGATCGCCCTGCGGCACGAAGACGACACGGGTGACCGAGAACACCAGCACGAGCGCAGTCGCCAGCAGAACATAGACTGCGCCGCTGACCAGTCCGTCCTGCAGAAGGATCAATGCAACGTCGGTGTTCATGCTGCTTCGCGTGATTCTCGGCGACAAGCCAATCGGCAGAGGCGCATCACTGCACCAGACGCCATTTTCCGTCGACAATCTGCGTCATCACGCGCGAACGTTCGTCGAGGCCGAGATGATCCGCCGGCGACATGTTGTAGACCCCGTTCGGCCCGGCAACGTTCTTGACGTTCTCGATGGCGTCGCGCAGGGCCACCCGAAACTCTTCCGTTCCAGGTTTGGCGATGTCGGAGGCGACGGAAATTGCCCTGTTGAGGATAAGCTGCGCGTCCCAGAGATAGGCAGCGAAGGTCGAGCGCGCGCCTGCATCCGGGATCGCCTCGTAACGTTCGATGAAGTCGAGGCCAGCCGCTTTCGCCGGATGGCCGTCGGGCAACTGCTCCGCCACCAGCACCGGACCGGCCGGCACGAAGGTCCCTTCGAGCGCCTTACCGCCGATGCGAAGAAAGTCGTTATTGGCGACGCCGTGCGTCTGATAGATCAGACCCTTGTAGCCGCGCTCGACCAGCGTGGTTTGCGGCAGCGCCGCGGGCGTGCCCGATGCGGCGACAAAGACCGCGTCGGGGTTTTGCGAGGTGATCTTGAGAACCTGGCCAAGCACACTCGTGTCGGTGCGCTGATATCGCTCGGACGCCACAACCTTGATGCCGGCGCCATCGAGGAGACCGGTCAGCACCTTGATCCAGCCTTCGCCATAGGCGTCGGTGAAGCCAATGAGACCGACGCTTCTGACGTTCTTGCGCTTCATGTGATCGAGCACGATGGAAGCCATCTGCGCGTCACTCTGCGGCGTCTTGAACACCCAGCGGCGCTTGTCGGTCGGCGGGTCGACGATCAGCGCCGATCCGGCAAGGCTGATCATCGGCGTCTTGCTCTCCGCCACGATGTCGAGGAGCGCCAGCGAATTCGGGGTGAGACTCGGGCCGACGATCGCATCGACTTTCTCGTCCGTGATCAGCTTGCGAGCGTCCGTGACAGTCGTCGACGCGTCGGACGCATCGTCGAGCAGGATGTAGCGGACATCCTGCCCGCCAAGTTTTCGCGGTAGAATGGTCACGGCGCGTTGCTGAGTGATGCCGACGGACGCGGCCGGCCCCGTCGCCGAAATTATCACCCCAATCCTGACCTCGGCATGAGTCGGAACCGCCTGGGTCAGCATTGCGACCACGGCGATGATCAATTTCTTCATGGATCCTCCTCAAGGCCGTTTTTTTTCCGCTCGCCGACGGATCGCCGCCTCGCGCGCGTGCGGCCCCACTTCACAGAGACCGTCGAGCTCTTTCTTAGACCAAACGGTCGGACTAAGAAAGAAAAAAATGAGAACCCGCGACGTTTGTTGACTCGATCCTGGTGTTGAGAAAGCGCCGTGCGCAAACGACCGGGAGGACAACATCGTTTCACGCCGATGTTGAAACCCTGGATTTTCCGTCAATGCGCGGCTTGCAACGCAGAACGCTGTCGGAAGTGGCTCGAGGGACGGCCCGACTGGATGCGCATATCGCCTCCGCCTGGATGCAGGCCGCCCGATCCCGCCACCCACAGGCAATACCGGCTGAAGAGTGCGGCCTTCTCCCGAGCGAAAGAGGCAGCTAGCCGGCCACCCTCATTCCCAATGCGACAGGTTAGGCAGCCCCCCTGAGACAAGCTGGGCCGGATGAGCACAACTTGTATCATGGGTTTATTCGCTCCCGTAACGCATGCCAGCCAGCCGCCTCGATGCGAGCGCTGACCACCTCAAGGCTCGCTATCGCTTGACTGAGCAATCGACGTTCGGTTGCGGCGAGCGGACCAAGCAGGTCATCCTCAATGACACGCGCCATCGCCGCTATCTCGTCGAATGCAGCTTTTCCAGCCGACGTAATCGTCACGGACGCGTACCGTCGATCGGCCTTCGCACTGCTTCGCTCGGCGAAACCGAGGTCAACGAGCTGACTGATGCCGCGGCTCACCGCGAAGGGATCAAGTTCGCAAGCCCTGGATATCTCCGACGCATTCACTCCGCTTCGATCCGCAGCTACTGCGAGCACGCGCCAGGCCCCCTGACTCAGGCGGAAACGCTCACCGTAGAAGGCCTCCAGAGGGCGGGCGACCCGTCCCGCAATGATGGAAAGACGATATGGCAGCCATTCGCCGAGGCGAAGCGCCGGGAGTGCCTCCTCCTTCGCTTTCGTCATGAGACGTCCTTTCAGATTACTATCATTGCGCAAATAGATTGCCCGCCCCTGGCTTCAATGCTTCGTGGGGTTTGGCGCAAGCAACTTTGCTGCGCTACCGGGCCAAAACGACGCGTGTCCAGCATTGACCGGAATTGCTCAAGCCTCGATGGCTGCACGACCTGCTCGATTGCCCCGAAGCAGGTGCGAGGGTATATAGTCCGATCGTTCGAACGATAGACAGGAAAGCTTGTGACGAGACCGCGCTCGCCCGACTACGACAACATACAGGAATCAATCGTCAAGCAGGCTGCCTCGCTGTTCGCCCACCGCGGATATGCCGCCACCTCCATCAACGATATCGCCGCGGCGTGTCGCTGCTCGAAATCCCGTCTATATCACTATTTCGAATCCAAGGACGCCATCCTCGTCTTCATGCTGACCGAGCATGTCGACAAACTGCTGGCAGGCTGTAACGACATCCTTGCCGGACGCGAAAATGATGTGGCGCGCTTTCGCAGATTGATCCGCTTCTTCATGGAGATTTACGCCGTATCAAGCGACAAGCATGCGGTGATGCTGACCTGCCTGGAATTCCTGCCAACCAACGTACGCAAGGATGTGATCAAAAAGCAGCGGCAGCTCATTCAGATCGTCACCGACATCCTCGCAAAAATACGCCCCGATCGCGCAAGGGACGCATCCAACGCGCATATCGATGCAATGCTCTTCTTTGGCATGATCAACTGGACCTATACCTGGTTCAAGCCCGACGGAGACGTACTGCCGACCGAGCTTGCCGATCGTGCGGTCAGCCTGTTTCTCGACGGTTACATCAAGTCCAAGGCCTTCTGAGCCGCTCTCCATTTCCAGGCTCCGCCTCTCGTCGAACAATCGCTCTTCAAATGAAATAGTTGAGCCCGATCTCGCGCGACGTTGACGGAGCGAGCTGGTGCAGGAGCGCGCGGACAACAGACAGGCTCGGTATCACCGAACAGCGCTTTGCTGCCACGACCCTTCCTAGGCTAAGAACGACCACTCGAAGCCAGGACGTCACCACCTGTTGCGGGGCCGGGTGCGAATGGGCTTGTTACCGGTCGCCGGATCATCTCTGGACGAAGATCCTCGATCCGCGCGGCGCCGAGGAGCGCCTGAGCGACGTCGAGTTCGGCATGCAGGAGGCCGAGCGCATGGAACACGGCGTCCTCACCTCCGGCCGCGAGCGCATAGAGCGTGGCACGCCCGATCTGGACAGCATTCGCGCCAAGCGCGATCGCGCGGGCGATATCAACGCCGGTCCGGAAGCCGCTGTCTACCAGCAACGTCAGCTTCCCTTGCGCCTGCGCTACGAACTCCGGCAGAACATCGATCGGCGCCACCGCCCCATCGAGCTGCCGCCCGCCGTGGTTTGAGATCACCAAACCATCGACTCCCACGGCCAGAGCCTTGGCGACATGTGCGGGATCGAGCACCCCCTTGACAATCAGGGGCTTCTTCCAGCGATCACGTAGCCTTGCGACGTCGTCCCAACAAATGGACGCATCGAACTGGCTCTGCATGAGCTCGGCGATCGTGTCGGTTTTGCTAAGCCCGAGCCCTTCGGCCATGACCTTGAGCTGTGGAGCGCCCGTTCGCGCCATCCTCAAACTCCAGCGGGGATGCGCGACGAGGCTCGCGAGCTTTGCCGGGGTCCACCGGAACGGCAGGGAGAATCCGTTGCGCGCGTCGCGTAGTCTCTTGCCGGCAACGGCGTTGTCGACCGTCACCTCGATCGCGTCGAAGCCGAGTGCGTCTGCCTTCTCGACGATTCGGTCACTGAAGGCGCGATCCTTGAAGATATAAAGCTGCATCCATTTGGAGCCGTCGCCGGCCGAAGCGACTTCGTCCTGCGTGCAGGTGCCGGCGCTGCTCATGACAAATGGAATACCGGTCCGACCGGCCGCTCGGGCCAGACCTACGTCCCCGTTCGGCCAGGCCGCTGCGGCAAGGCCTGTTGGTCCGATGATAAGCGGCATTGCGTAGGTCTTGCCGAAGAGCTTCACCTGTTGACTGCGACTGCCTACGTTGACCGGTGCCGAAGCGAGAAGCCGCCTTGCATCCAGCGCAGCCCGATTGTGTGCAAGTGTATTTTCACCATCGGCCCCGCCATCGAAAAAGTCGAAGATCATCGTTGGCAACGCGCGCCGTGCCAACTCGCGATACTCTTCGATCGAATGGACGCGGACCTGGGGTTTCATCAACCGCCCTTCCCGGGCCGATTGAGCGTAAGCGTCGCAACGTTCGCGCGGTAACTGAGCAGCACCGGTCCGTCAGGAATCCAGGTTTCGCGATCCGCGGCAATCGATGTCATGCATAACTCGCGATTGGTTAGATGAGGAAGGACAGCGTGGAGATCGGCTTGTGGTTGTTGACGAGCGACACCTTCTTGCGAACCATCATGAATCCCGCGTCCGATACGCGCAGCCGATATTCATTGCGCGCCGCCCACAGGGTCTCGCC
Protein-coding sequences here:
- a CDS encoding branched-chain amino acid ABC transporter ATP-binding protein/permease, which codes for MTRLIRFAPLLALVVAAASPVLLPVYQVEVITYVMIAAIACLGLVLMTGVAGMVSFGQAAFVGLGAYVSGYLSTRLGCSAWIGLVGAVMTAGVVAGLIGAVTVRMSGHYLALTTLCFGISFYFLVGNSEMLGRFNGLTGIAPVSVGGFDLRSERQGYYLALVTIVLVMAWCRQFLASRTGRVLRSLRTGPAIAETFGANAYRYRLTAFVLAAVISAIAGWLYAHAQRYLSPTPFGLTASIDYLFMTVIGGSSQLWGAVLGAGLVTIIKHELQDLLKIVFGPTTRLELLVFAAIMIVVLQKARKGLWPLLEQWIAPKAAPALDIEPVILPHRRPKPEHGLTVVTASHLQRRFGGLVAVDDISFHVKSGEILGILGPNGAGKTTLFNLISGALLPSQGELSFLGAPLLRASARDMCRRGLSRTFQHAALVQDMTLLENVAIGATHLGRCGLFANSLRLDRTEERQLLGWSRHLLDRVGLADKAFELAGNLSLGHQRLLEIARALAADPVLLLLDEPAAGLRMNEKVALAELLAQLRREGLAIVLVEHDMDFVFRLADRLMVMNFGRRIAYGRPDDVRADTGVQEAYLGAAA
- a CDS encoding branched-chain amino acid ABC transporter permease: MLVFSVTRVVFVPQGDLVAFTALTLSAFEAGQPPGTVWILIVAAAIALALDVIEAVRLRDRLHAMRSLLRFGLVPAAIVMAALFLVPKTAPLAWKMAVSAALIACLGPLIYRIVFQPLASASPLVLLIAAVAAHLGLSSIGLHVFGAEGVRTEGFSGAPFALFGMIVTPQAAGVLASSAAVVTALYLFFRFSLRGRALLAAAHNRRGAEIVGISTVAAGRTVFLLTGIAAAISGLLIGPTTTLYYDSGFLLGLKGFVGAIVGGMAVYPLAAAGALLVGTVEAFASFWASAYRDVIVFLVIIPVLFWRSVSTVAPEDGLE
- a CDS encoding ABC transporter substrate-binding protein; translated protein: MKKLIIAVVAMLTQAVPTHAEVRIGVIISATGPAASVGITQQRAVTILPRKLGGQDVRYILLDDASDASTTVTDARKLITDEKVDAIVGPSLTPNSLALLDIVAESKTPMISLAGSALIVDPPTDKRRWVFKTPQSDAQMASIVLDHMKRKNVRSVGLIGFTDAYGEGWIKVLTGLLDGAGIKVVASERYQRTDTSVLGQVLKITSQNPDAVFVAASGTPAALPQTTLVERGYKGLIYQTHGVANNDFLRIGGKALEGTFVPAGPVLVAEQLPDGHPAKAAGLDFIERYEAIPDAGARSTFAAYLWDAQLILNRAISVASDIAKPGTEEFRVALRDAIENVKNVAGPNGVYNMSPADHLGLDERSRVMTQIVDGKWRLVQ
- a CDS encoding MarR family transcriptional regulator, which gives rise to MTKAKEEALPALRLGEWLPYRLSIIAGRVARPLEAFYGERFRLSQGAWRVLAVAADRSGVNASEISRACELDPFAVSRGISQLVDLGFAERSSAKADRRYASVTITSAGKAAFDEIAAMARVIEDDLLGPLAATERRLLSQAIASLEVVSARIEAAGWHALRERINP
- a CDS encoding TetR/AcrR family transcriptional regulator; protein product: MTRPRSPDYDNIQESIVKQAASLFAHRGYAATSINDIAAACRCSKSRLYHYFESKDAILVFMLTEHVDKLLAGCNDILAGRENDVARFRRLIRFFMEIYAVSSDKHAVMLTCLEFLPTNVRKDVIKKQRQLIQIVTDILAKIRPDRARDASNAHIDAMLFFGMINWTYTWFKPDGDVLPTELADRAVSLFLDGYIKSKAF
- a CDS encoding alpha-hydroxy acid oxidase is translated as MKPQVRVHSIEEYRELARRALPTMIFDFFDGGADGENTLAHNRAALDARRLLASAPVNVGSRSQQVKLFGKTYAMPLIIGPTGLAAAAWPNGDVGLARAAGRTGIPFVMSSAGTCTQDEVASAGDGSKWMQLYIFKDRAFSDRIVEKADALGFDAIEVTVDNAVAGKRLRDARNGFSLPFRWTPAKLASLVAHPRWSLRMARTGAPQLKVMAEGLGLSKTDTIAELMQSQFDASICWDDVARLRDRWKKPLIVKGVLDPAHVAKALAVGVDGLVISNHGGRQLDGAVAPIDVLPEFVAQAQGKLTLLVDSGFRTGVDIARAIALGANAVQIGRATLYALAAGGEDAVFHALGLLHAELDVAQALLGAARIEDLRPEMIRRPVTSPFAPGPATGGDVLASSGRS